The Musa acuminata AAA Group cultivar baxijiao chromosome BXJ1-3, Cavendish_Baxijiao_AAA, whole genome shotgun sequence genome window below encodes:
- the LOC135583583 gene encoding BTB/POZ domain-containing protein At5g47800-like isoform X3 — MTESVAKGNFIAKLDLFFESCILLGWKDSIMTLQSLWRHSGWSDDHRRMQPCMNSVIEKILIHPSQVAWSYSYTRPGYTKKQQRSAAPKDWWTEDVSELDLDIFRSIISTIRSTKKFPPALIGEALHVYAFKHLPSPLEFQEQAQSSSARTDDILNKHQRVLEAIVSMIPTEPGSVSASFLFRLLKIACYVGASTSTKAELIRRSGRQLDETTASDLLIPSTTDPRSHDISTVTAVLESFLLQFRRHMPREETERMIMSMTKVGRIYDDYLQIIASDSTLPVSKFIELAESLPEMAREEHDGLYQAIDTYLKEHAELSKAERKRLCRLIDCRKLSPEARANAIANDQLPLRTIVQLLFIEQERVGGAGGSKGAPAISTLNEFSDAMAAQDEARRFRHGLEGGHRREEPTMGARTDNTTVAPSPSEPKIAKDERKKKAEGLGDKCDNKTK, encoded by the exons ATGACCGAGTCGGTTGCCAAAGGAAACTTCATCGCAAAGCTCGATCTGTTCTTCGAGTCATGCATCCTCCTAGGGTGGAAGGACTCGATCATGACGCTCCAGTCCCTTTGGAGACACTCTGGGTGGTCGGATGACCATCGAAGAATGCAGCCGTGCATGAACTCGGTCATTGAGAAGATACTCATCCACCCCTCGCAG GTCGCATGGTCCTATAGCTACACAAGGCCAGGCTACACGAAGAAGCAGCAACGCAGTGCAGCCCCCAAGGACTGGTGGACGGAGGATGTATCTGAGCTCGACCTCGATATCTTCCGGTCGATCATTTCCACCATCCGATCCACCAAGAAGTTCCCGCCAGCACTCATCGGAGAAGCGCTCCATGTCTACGCATTCAAACACCTCCCGAGCCCACTGGAGTTCCAAGAACAAGCTCAGAGCTCCTCAGCTCGAACTGATGACATCCTAAACAAGCACCAACGGGTGCTCGAGGCCATTGTTAGCATGATCCCGACTGAGCCAGGATCAGTGTCAGCCAGTTTCTTGTTCCGGCTTCTCAAGATTGCTTGTTATGTCGGCGCCTCTACGTCTACCAAAGCTGAGCTTATAAGACGATCAGGTCGCCAACTGGATGAAACCACTGCAAGTGATCTGCTAATTCCATCAACTACCGATCCCCGGTCTCATGATATCAGCACGGTGACGGCGGTCCTCGAGAGTTTCCTGTTGCAATTTCGCCGACATATGCCTCGAGAAGAGACCGAGAGGATGATCATGTCCATGACCAAGGTGGGGAGGATCTACGACGACTACCTGCAGATCATTGCAAGCGATAGTACTTTACCAGTCTCAAAGTTCATTGAACTAGCAGAGTCGTTGCCTGAAATGGCACGGGAGGAGCACGATGGGCTGTATCAAGCTATTGATACTTACCTCAAG GAGCACGCAGAGTTGAGCAAGGCAGAGAGGAAGAGGCTCTGCAGGTTGATCGACTGCCGGAAACTGTCACCTGAAGCACGAGCAAACGCTATAGCCAACGACCAGCTGCCTTTGCGCACCATAGTGCAGCTCCTGTTCATTGAGCAAGAGAGAGTTGGCGGAGCTGGCGGTAGCAAAGGAGCTCCTGCAATCTCAACCTTGAATGAGTTTTCAGACGCCATGGCAGCTCAGGATGAGGCAAGAAGGTTTAGGCATGGATTGGAAGGAGGGCATCGACGTGAAGAACCTACTATGGGTGCAAGAACAGACAACACAACGGTGGCACCATCACCATCTGAACCCAAGATTGCAAAggatgagaggaagaagaaggctgAAGGACTCGGGGACAAGTGCGACAACAAAACCAAGTAA
- the LOC135583583 gene encoding BTB/POZ domain-containing protein At5g47800-like isoform X2 yields the protein MKYMKLGTKPDTFYTEEAVRSVMSDVPTDLIIHVNNTKYLLHKFPLLLKCGLIQRLCSNADNETGQPIPIALHDIPGGDEAFELCAKFCYGITINLSAHNFVAAISAAKFLRMTESVAKGNFIAKLDLFFESCILLGWKDSIMTLQSLWRHSGWSDDHRRMQPCMNSVIEKILIHPSQVAWSYSYTRPGYTKKQQRSAAPKDWWTEDVSELDLDIFRSIISTIRSTKKFPPALIGEALHVYAFKHLPSPLEFQEQAQSSSARTDDILNKHQRVLEAIVSMIPTEPGSVSASFLFRLLKIACYVGASTSTKAELIRRSGRQLDETTASDLLIPSTTDPRSHDISTVTAVLESFLLQFRRHMPREETERMIMSMTKVGRIYDDYLQIIASDSTLPVSKFIELAESLPEMAREEHDGLYQAIDTYLKEHAELSKAERKRLCRLIDCRKLSPEARANAIANDQLPLRTIVQLLFIEQERVGGAGGSKGAPAISTLNEFSDAMAAQDEARRFRHGLEGGHRREEPTMGARTDNTTVAPSPSEPKIAKDERKKKAEGLGDKCDNKTK from the exons ATGAAGTACATGAAACTGGGAACAAAGCCAGACACATTTTACACAGAAGAAGCTGTAAG GTCAGTGATGTCAGATGTACCAACAGACCTCATTATTCATGTCAATAACACTAAATACCTCTTGCACAAG TTTCCGCTCCTACTAAAGTGCGGCCTCATACAACGCCTCTGTTCCAACGCCGACAACGAAACTGGCCAGCCAATTCCGATAGCTCTTCACGATATCCCGGGAGGGGACGAAGCTTTTGAACTCTGCGCCAAGTTCTGCTATGGAATCACCATCAATCTCAGTGCTCATAACTTTGTGGCAGCAATCTCTGCAGCCAAGTTCCTACGGATGACCGAGTCGGTTGCCAAAGGAAACTTCATCGCAAAGCTCGATCTGTTCTTCGAGTCATGCATCCTCCTAGGGTGGAAGGACTCGATCATGACGCTCCAGTCCCTTTGGAGACACTCTGGGTGGTCGGATGACCATCGAAGAATGCAGCCGTGCATGAACTCGGTCATTGAGAAGATACTCATCCACCCCTCGCAG GTCGCATGGTCCTATAGCTACACAAGGCCAGGCTACACGAAGAAGCAGCAACGCAGTGCAGCCCCCAAGGACTGGTGGACGGAGGATGTATCTGAGCTCGACCTCGATATCTTCCGGTCGATCATTTCCACCATCCGATCCACCAAGAAGTTCCCGCCAGCACTCATCGGAGAAGCGCTCCATGTCTACGCATTCAAACACCTCCCGAGCCCACTGGAGTTCCAAGAACAAGCTCAGAGCTCCTCAGCTCGAACTGATGACATCCTAAACAAGCACCAACGGGTGCTCGAGGCCATTGTTAGCATGATCCCGACTGAGCCAGGATCAGTGTCAGCCAGTTTCTTGTTCCGGCTTCTCAAGATTGCTTGTTATGTCGGCGCCTCTACGTCTACCAAAGCTGAGCTTATAAGACGATCAGGTCGCCAACTGGATGAAACCACTGCAAGTGATCTGCTAATTCCATCAACTACCGATCCCCGGTCTCATGATATCAGCACGGTGACGGCGGTCCTCGAGAGTTTCCTGTTGCAATTTCGCCGACATATGCCTCGAGAAGAGACCGAGAGGATGATCATGTCCATGACCAAGGTGGGGAGGATCTACGACGACTACCTGCAGATCATTGCAAGCGATAGTACTTTACCAGTCTCAAAGTTCATTGAACTAGCAGAGTCGTTGCCTGAAATGGCACGGGAGGAGCACGATGGGCTGTATCAAGCTATTGATACTTACCTCAAG GAGCACGCAGAGTTGAGCAAGGCAGAGAGGAAGAGGCTCTGCAGGTTGATCGACTGCCGGAAACTGTCACCTGAAGCACGAGCAAACGCTATAGCCAACGACCAGCTGCCTTTGCGCACCATAGTGCAGCTCCTGTTCATTGAGCAAGAGAGAGTTGGCGGAGCTGGCGGTAGCAAAGGAGCTCCTGCAATCTCAACCTTGAATGAGTTTTCAGACGCCATGGCAGCTCAGGATGAGGCAAGAAGGTTTAGGCATGGATTGGAAGGAGGGCATCGACGTGAAGAACCTACTATGGGTGCAAGAACAGACAACACAACGGTGGCACCATCACCATCTGAACCCAAGATTGCAAAggatgagaggaagaagaaggctgAAGGACTCGGGGACAAGTGCGACAACAAAACCAAGTAA
- the LOC135583583 gene encoding BTB/POZ domain-containing protein At5g47800-like isoform X1 produces the protein MKYMKLGTKPDTFYTEEAVRCICRSVMSDVPTDLIIHVNNTKYLLHKFPLLLKCGLIQRLCSNADNETGQPIPIALHDIPGGDEAFELCAKFCYGITINLSAHNFVAAISAAKFLRMTESVAKGNFIAKLDLFFESCILLGWKDSIMTLQSLWRHSGWSDDHRRMQPCMNSVIEKILIHPSQVAWSYSYTRPGYTKKQQRSAAPKDWWTEDVSELDLDIFRSIISTIRSTKKFPPALIGEALHVYAFKHLPSPLEFQEQAQSSSARTDDILNKHQRVLEAIVSMIPTEPGSVSASFLFRLLKIACYVGASTSTKAELIRRSGRQLDETTASDLLIPSTTDPRSHDISTVTAVLESFLLQFRRHMPREETERMIMSMTKVGRIYDDYLQIIASDSTLPVSKFIELAESLPEMAREEHDGLYQAIDTYLKEHAELSKAERKRLCRLIDCRKLSPEARANAIANDQLPLRTIVQLLFIEQERVGGAGGSKGAPAISTLNEFSDAMAAQDEARRFRHGLEGGHRREEPTMGARTDNTTVAPSPSEPKIAKDERKKKAEGLGDKCDNKTK, from the exons ATGAAGTACATGAAACTGGGAACAAAGCCAGACACATTTTACACAGAAGAAGCTGTAAGGTGTATATGCAG GTCAGTGATGTCAGATGTACCAACAGACCTCATTATTCATGTCAATAACACTAAATACCTCTTGCACAAG TTTCCGCTCCTACTAAAGTGCGGCCTCATACAACGCCTCTGTTCCAACGCCGACAACGAAACTGGCCAGCCAATTCCGATAGCTCTTCACGATATCCCGGGAGGGGACGAAGCTTTTGAACTCTGCGCCAAGTTCTGCTATGGAATCACCATCAATCTCAGTGCTCATAACTTTGTGGCAGCAATCTCTGCAGCCAAGTTCCTACGGATGACCGAGTCGGTTGCCAAAGGAAACTTCATCGCAAAGCTCGATCTGTTCTTCGAGTCATGCATCCTCCTAGGGTGGAAGGACTCGATCATGACGCTCCAGTCCCTTTGGAGACACTCTGGGTGGTCGGATGACCATCGAAGAATGCAGCCGTGCATGAACTCGGTCATTGAGAAGATACTCATCCACCCCTCGCAG GTCGCATGGTCCTATAGCTACACAAGGCCAGGCTACACGAAGAAGCAGCAACGCAGTGCAGCCCCCAAGGACTGGTGGACGGAGGATGTATCTGAGCTCGACCTCGATATCTTCCGGTCGATCATTTCCACCATCCGATCCACCAAGAAGTTCCCGCCAGCACTCATCGGAGAAGCGCTCCATGTCTACGCATTCAAACACCTCCCGAGCCCACTGGAGTTCCAAGAACAAGCTCAGAGCTCCTCAGCTCGAACTGATGACATCCTAAACAAGCACCAACGGGTGCTCGAGGCCATTGTTAGCATGATCCCGACTGAGCCAGGATCAGTGTCAGCCAGTTTCTTGTTCCGGCTTCTCAAGATTGCTTGTTATGTCGGCGCCTCTACGTCTACCAAAGCTGAGCTTATAAGACGATCAGGTCGCCAACTGGATGAAACCACTGCAAGTGATCTGCTAATTCCATCAACTACCGATCCCCGGTCTCATGATATCAGCACGGTGACGGCGGTCCTCGAGAGTTTCCTGTTGCAATTTCGCCGACATATGCCTCGAGAAGAGACCGAGAGGATGATCATGTCCATGACCAAGGTGGGGAGGATCTACGACGACTACCTGCAGATCATTGCAAGCGATAGTACTTTACCAGTCTCAAAGTTCATTGAACTAGCAGAGTCGTTGCCTGAAATGGCACGGGAGGAGCACGATGGGCTGTATCAAGCTATTGATACTTACCTCAAG GAGCACGCAGAGTTGAGCAAGGCAGAGAGGAAGAGGCTCTGCAGGTTGATCGACTGCCGGAAACTGTCACCTGAAGCACGAGCAAACGCTATAGCCAACGACCAGCTGCCTTTGCGCACCATAGTGCAGCTCCTGTTCATTGAGCAAGAGAGAGTTGGCGGAGCTGGCGGTAGCAAAGGAGCTCCTGCAATCTCAACCTTGAATGAGTTTTCAGACGCCATGGCAGCTCAGGATGAGGCAAGAAGGTTTAGGCATGGATTGGAAGGAGGGCATCGACGTGAAGAACCTACTATGGGTGCAAGAACAGACAACACAACGGTGGCACCATCACCATCTGAACCCAAGATTGCAAAggatgagaggaagaagaaggctgAAGGACTCGGGGACAAGTGCGACAACAAAACCAAGTAA